In a genomic window of Phaeodactylum tricornutum CCAP 1055/1 chromosome 6, whole genome shotgun sequence:
- a CDS encoding predicted protein, whose product MSQMEESEARANLQATLDGTTTSSTAMTAGEESQPQAISPSAVIVGNALTESEPSSEEPESSHLNPEGSFGYDADASKHGLDLRPGRIEEKLLDELSPSRSTVEIVDEGDGGDTKVEAAPDFFNYGLEFWEKSRATWLATNRDETRISPHAKPLEVDEIIDAIFAAPRQWRETTGPTRFPTPVPLPQMIDILQDLWEAEGLEV is encoded by the coding sequence ATGTCGCAAATGGAAGAATCAGAGGCTCGAGCGAATTTACAAGCGACATTGGACGGCACAACCACTAGTTCCACGGCGATGACGGCCGGAGAGGAATCCCAGCCTCAAGCAATATCTCCATCTGCCGTCATCGTCGGTAACGCGTTGACCGAATCGGAACCATCCAGCGAAGAACCTGAGTCGAGCCATTTAAATCCTGAAGGATCCTTCGGGTATGACGCCGATGCATCAAAGCACGGTCTCGATTTAAGGCCGGGTCGCATCGAAGAAAAGTTGCTGGACGAGCTGTCACCGTCGCGTTCGACGGTCGAAATTGTAGACGAGGGCGATGGCGGCGATACCAAGGTAGAAGCTGCCCCTGATTTTTTTAATTACGGTCTCGAATTTTGGGAAAAGTCCAGAGCCACTTGGCTTGCTACTAATCGCGATGAAACGCGAATATCTCCACACGCCAAGCCTTTGGAAGTGGACGAGATCATCGACGCCATTTTTGCCGCCCCTCGGCAGTGGCGGGAAACTACGGGACCTACACGCTTTCCGACGCCGGTACCGCTTCCGCAAATGATTGACATTCTGCAGGATTTATGGGAAGCTGAGGGACTGGAGGTTTAG
- a CDS encoding predicted protein, translating to MKFFSFFLLSFHTIIALAKKRGKPVKVFILAGEANVEGYASLSHLHDLVTGQHTLNVTETRLDGPGRYQHLRDGYGQWSTRDDVFVTYEHERHSGWKYGPLDVTHWGAAPNVFGPEVEFGHVMGNAYVEPVILVKAAWGKRSLAKDFRPPSATGETGFQWYRMQTGIANTFAQIANILGEEYKHADIDIGGIVWWHGYTDLWNQANAAEYESNLEHFVRDLRSTLHRPLLPIVIAELGGSGANASRREIRMRDAQQRVANLAEWNYTTSYVRTASFAVPSKPFLDINTHYYGRADTMIAIGSALATEMLRLNHLGPPEFRKSQLESDLSTFGGFLQTFFTTCIAVVAAVLIVLYSLYKNGHISRGKVMRLRNSFHCRKRDNGTVFANGPIRETTMA from the coding sequence ATGAAGTTTTTCAGCTTTTTCCTTCTGTCGTTCCACACGATCATCGCACTCGCTAAGAAGCGAGGAAAGCCCGTCAAAGTTTTTATTCTGGCTGGTGAAGCTAATGTCGAAGGCTACGCATCACTGTCACATTTGCACGATTTGGTCACTGGGCAACACACCCTTAATGTGACGGAAACGCGTCTCGATGGTCCTGGACGTTACCAGCACTTAAGAGATGGCTATGGGCAGTGGTCCACACGAGACGATGTTTTTGTCACGTATGAGCACGAACGGCACTCTGGCTGGAAATATGGTCCCTTGGATGTAACCCATTGGGGCGCCGCTCCAAATGTCTTCGGTCCCGAGGTTGAGTTTGGACATGTTATGGGAAATGCCTACGTTGAGCCAGTCATTTTGGTCAAAGCTGCTTGGGGGAAACGGTCGTTGGCGAAAGATTTCCGACCGCCGTCAGCAACTGGTGAAACTGGATTTCAGTGGTACCGTATGCAAACCGGTATAGCCAACACCTTTGCCCAGATAGCCAACATACTTGGTGAGGAGTACAAACACGCGGATATTGATATTGGTGGAATAGTCTGGTGGCATGGGTATACAGATTTGTGGAATCAGGCAAACGCAGCTGAATATGAGTCAAATCTCGAACACTTCGTACGTGACTTAAGATCAACCCTACATCGCCCGCTCCTACCGATAGTGATCGCAGAATTAGGTGGATCTGGAGCGAATGCATCCCGCCGAGAGATTCGTATGCGCGATGCACAGCAACGCGTGGCAAATCTTGCCGAATGGAACTATACAACGTCGTACGTGCGGACGGCTTCATTTGCTGTACCGTCGAAGCCTTTCCTAGACATCAATACACATTACTATGGCCGTGCCGATACAATGATCGCAATAGGATCAGCCCTTGCCACCGAGATGCTACGGCTCAACCATCTGGGGCCTCCAGAGTTCCGCAAATCGCAACTGGAATCAGATTTGTCTACGTTTGGTGGATTCTTGCAAACCTTTTTTACAACTTGTATAGCTGTCGTGGCAGCAGTATTGATTGTGTTATACAGTCTGTACAAAAATGGTCACATCTCCAGAGGCAAGGTCATGCGACTTCGCAACAGCTTTCATTGTCGAAAACGAGATAATGGTACAGTTTTCGCAAACGGTCCCATCCGAGAAACGACAATGGCATAA
- a CDS encoding predicted protein — translation MVRSLFFLPCSFIACYALGLVPPVFIRRVRATTQLYGLFDFNPFKGSGSGGNQDFLDEQWEAQQAILRARQGQFTKEDLQKKYKPQPKEDSADTEGVPTPSKNRGESSSFFAEVKEPPVPQKVGSPFDMKFPWDKK, via the coding sequence ATGGTACGCTCCCTCTTTTTCCTTCCCTGCAGCTTCATTGCATGCTATGCCTTAGGCTTGGTCCCCCCGGTCTTTATTCGTCGGGTTCGAGCTACGACGCAGTTATACGGCTTGTTCGACTTTAACCCTTTCAAAGGGTCTGGCTCGGGTGGTAACCAAGACTTTCTTGACGAGCAATGGGAAGCCCAACAAGCAATATTACGCGCGCGACAAGGGCAGTTCACCAAGGAAGATCTCCAGAAGAAGTACAAACCTCAGCCCAAGGAAGATTCCGCTGATACTGAAGGTGTGCCTACTCCGTCGAAAAATCGCGGTGAAAGCAGCTCCTTCTTTGCTGAGGTAAAAGAACCTCCCGTTCCACAAAAAGTTGGTAGCCCTTTTGATATGAAATTTCCCTGGGACAAGAAGTAG
- a CDS encoding predicted protein has translation MEQEFDIADKLGDMSRTDDTITESGDIIACTEDATVKLPKTPAPLPVVCVLDSDLGLFRIIRCRGKTVPNGGFGVAYTKMTSCKANKDVLRTGSNPISKAIANDQIDLAQSSNTSATSDYLFIEEVLFLFERGLLEAYELENQDLDRSVKPLDPFALYQMLEPLGVTLPTYLVYAHLRAQTFRTVRHSSVRRSILDAMQDALPPNQTAVERKRALQSEAMKDLRQQLREESLRAQSYRIPIASQGHGVAFDVYRPESDYTRSRPGLPDYCVGIAYYNQPGLGFFQIQALLKECRGVPLKIATVSDGGTVSMFGVTVEGVPPISVQTAAKEDDINSIHHLK, from the coding sequence ATGGAACAGGAATTTGACATCGCTGACAAACTTGGTGACATGTCAAGGACTGACGATACAATCACAGAATCAGGAGACATTATTGCTTGTACCGAAGACGCCACAGTGAAGCTTCCGAAAACACCGGCACCACTGCCAGTGGTATGTGTGTTGGATAGCGATCTGGGATTGTTTCGAATAATTCGCTGCAGGGGAAAGACGGTACCGAATGGAGGATTCGGTGTTGCTTACACAAAGATGACCTCTTGTAAAGCTAACAAGGACGTGCTCAGAACTGGGTCGAATCCAATAAGCAAAGCTATCGCGAACGACCAAATTGACCTTGCACAGTCAAGTAACACCAGCGCCACCAGCGACTATCTCTTCATTGAAGAAGTCTTGTTTCTCTTCGAACGCGGATTGCTGGAAGCCTACGAATTGGAGAATCAGGACTTGGACCGCAGTGTAAAACCTCTTGATCCATTCGCTTTATACCAAATGTTGGAACCCTTGGGTGTGACGTTGCCGACGTACCTCGTCTACGCCCATTTGCGGGCTCAAACGTTTCGCACTGTACGGCATTCTTCGGTGCGTCGATCGATACTAGATGCCATGCAAGATGCGCTCCCCCCAAATCAGACTGCGGTAGAGCGCAAACGAGCACTCCAGTCAGAGGCTATGAAGGATTTACGACAGCAGCTGAGAGAAGAATCTTTACGAGCACAATCATACCGCATACCAATCGCCAGCCAAGGCCATGGTGTTGCTTTTGACGTGTATCGCCCAGAATCTGACTATACCCGCAGTCGTCCTGGCTTGCCCGACTATTGCGTCGGTATTGCATACTACAATCAACCTGGTTTGGGCTTTTTTCAAATCCAAGCGTTGCTCAAGGAGTGCCGGGGAGTCCCGCTTAAAATTGCCACAGTTTCCGATGGGGGTACGGTATCTATGTTCGGCGTTACTGTTGAAGGCGTGCCTCCAATTTCAGTGCAAACCGCTGCAAAAGAGGACGACATAAATTCAATCCACCATCTAAAGTAA
- a CDS encoding predicted protein: MKRKEIYGHPDAAVGTIKMDPRVLPVRYRPSSVSARPHRRSSYRSASSSGSSVSTSSKSIDSQNIAPAIALFGAEGKTGHHFLRLALDAGYNVNAYLSPKVSLRSLEEFAHQPSLSVTTGKLEDIEQLEQAISGAQYVVCMLNDTLPGKKEYPAGCLVSFVNRLYPILQRESSVQLLIFQSTSLATSVSGPTPLLSKVVKRAARRRCAFTKDQDAVVRYIAAQHGLRQPKQSNTIIGPEKRSSVGQRSIKADDQSSVTRTDCCDDALPPHFSFIVTRPTILLKDGPPSKTLSASKSQPGLFPVAHVDLAEFTLTALQNEKLYNTSPYVVADIF; the protein is encoded by the exons ATGAAGAGAAAAGAAATTTACGGCCACCCTGATGCTGCGGTCGGAACGATAAAAATGGATCCGCGAGTGCTGCCCGTGCGATATCGTCCATCATCAGTGTCGGCTCGACCGCATCGACGATCTTCCTATCGATCCGCTTCTTCTTCAGGCTCGTCGGTATCCACTTCTTCTAAAAGCATTGACTCTCAAAATATTGCGCCCGCTATTGCGCTCTTTGGTGCGGAAGGCAAAACGGGTCACCACTTTCTCCGCCTGGCACTAGATGCAGGGTACAATGTCAACGCCTACCTCAGTCCCAAGGTTTCGTTGCGCTCGTTGGAAGAATTTGCACATCAACCCAGTCTGTCCGTGACAACAGGCAAGTTAGAAGACATCGAACAGCTAGAGCAAGCAATCTCGGGTGCACAGTATGTTGTATGTATGCTAAACGATACGTTGCCTGGCAAAAAAGAATACCCCGCGGGATGCCTTGTCTCGTTTGTAAATCGCTTGTACCCCATTCTTCAGCGGGAATCCTCTGTTCAACTGCTGATCTTTCAATCTACGTCGTTGGCGACTAGCGTGTCTGGTCCTACTCCTTTACTATCCAAAGTGGTAAAAAGAGCAGCACGAAGACGGTGTGCCTTTACAAAAGATCAGGACGCCGTCGTCCGATACATTGCCGCCCAACATGGGCTGCGCCAGCCGAAACAATCAAATACTATCATCGGACCCGAGAAAAGAAGCTCGGTTGGCCAAAGGTCGATCAAAGCTGACGATCAAAGTTCCGTCACTCGGACCGATTGCTGCGACGATGCGTTACCACCACACTTTTCGTTTATTGTGACACGTCCGACTATACTTCTCAAAGACGGCCCTCCGTCCAAGACGTTATCCGCTTCAAAATCG CAACCTGGTCTCTTTCCAGTGGCACACGTAGATCTCGCCGAGTTCACATTGACCGCCCTACAAAACGAGAAGCTCTACAACACGAGTCCTTACGTCGTGGCAGACATCTTTTAG